TCCGTGAATGTTTCCCATTATCAGCTTGCCGCGGTATGGTTCGGGAAACGCGTCGGTGTCCATGTAGAGCAGCCCGCAATAGGCCGCTTTCTGATGATGGTGCTTGACGATCGACGGCAAGACCCAGGTGAACGGTGGATATGGGCCGCCTTGGCGGAGATAGTAACCAGTCTCCGTCAGATGCCAGAGATGATCGACGACGCAGGCGCTGACGAATCCGCTTCCCTCGGCGTCCCAAGCGATTCCCCAGGGGTTGCTCGTTCCTTCGCAGAACACTTCGAAATCGTGCGTCCGCGGATCGATGCGAAACATTGCGCACGTGAAGCGGAATTCCTTGCCGTTCTGTTTGATATGGGCCTCATTAAATACTCCGTTCAGTCCGTAAAGATAACCATCGGGTCCCCAAGTGAGCGAATTGGGCAGCTCGTGCGTGTCGTAGCGGCCGAAGCCAGTGACGACCACTTCGCGCTTGTCGGCCCGGCCGGTCCCCTTGGTGTCTTGCATGAACAGGATGTCGGGCGAGTTGCAAACCCAGACGCCGCCATGGCCGACCGCGATCCCGGAGGGGATATTCAGGCCGTCGGCGAAGACGGTGATCTTGTCGATGTGACCATCCCCTTTGGTGGATTCGAGCACTTTGATCCGATCGCGGCCCGGCCCGGCGTCACGTCGTGGATACTCGATGCTCTCGGTGATCCAAAACCGCCCGCGCTCGTCGATCGTCATCGCGACCGGATTGACGATATCCGGTTCGGAGGCGACGAGTTCGACGGAAAAACCCTCAGGCAGCGTCATCTTCTTCATCGCCTCGGCGGGCGAAAGCGGCGCGCCGGGGGCCTTATCTTGGCCGTGCGGAATCACATTGGCGGCTTCGACTGTTGGAACGACGAAGCACGCGGGAAGTACGAAGTACAAAGTACGAAGTACGAACGTCGTCGCGATCGCGATCCTCAACGGTGTTCCGCGTGAGAGCCGCAGCGCGGGCGTGACCGCGCCGAGGGACGGAAGGTTGCGATGTTTACAAGGCATGGGGATTCTTTGGCGGCAGGGCATCTAAACGCTTGGGGTGGCGAAAAGCCCATTATGGTTTTGCCGCCGACCCTGAGCAATCCACTTCCGCTCGGCTTGCTAATTCGGCCGAAACTGGCTAAGTTCAAGCGTTTAAGCGTCTATGGGGCCGCGGGGAACTCGGATGATTGCCGGAAAGCCAGATTGCCAGCGGATCGTGATTACCGGCGTGGGGTTGGCTGCGCCGAATGGCGATAATCTGGGCGAGTTTCGCGACAGCCTGCTCGCCGGTCGGAGCGGGGTTCGGCCGTACGACATCCGTTACGTCGGATCGACGTTAGCAGGCGTCTGCTCGTTCAACGAACTCAAGTACCAGAACCGCAAGGATCTCCGCCGGGGCACGCGGGCCGGCAGCATGGGGGTTTATTGCTGCCAAGAGGCCATCGCCGACGCCGGGCTGGATTGGCCCAACATCGATAAGTCCCTGGTCGGCATCTATGTCGGCGTTACCGAACATGGCAACGTCGAGACCGAAAACGAGGTCTATCAGCTTCAAGGATACAACTTCGACACAAGCTTTTGGTCGCATCATCACAATCCGCGGACGGTAGCAAACAACCCGGCCGGCGAGATTTCGCTTAACCTCGGGATCACCGGCCCGCACTATACGATTGGCGCCGCCTGCGCCGCCGGGAATGCAGGGCTGATCCAGGGGGCCCAAATGCTGCTGTTGGACGAGTGCGATCTGGCACTGGCCGGCGGCGTCTCCGAGAGCATCCATACGTTCGGCATCTTCGCCAGCTTCAAGAGCCAAGGAGCGCTCGCCTCGCATGCCGATCCGACCAAGGCCTCGCGCCCTTTCGACGTCAACCGCAACGGGATCGTCGTGGCCGAAGGTGGCGGGATGTTTGTGCTCGAGCGGATGTCGGACGCAAAGGCCCGCCGAGCAAAGATCTATGGCGAGCTGGCCGGCTATGCGATGAACAGCGACGCCAGCGACTTCGTGCTCCCCAATCCTGTGCGACAGGCCGAGTGCATTCAGTTTGCACTCAACCGGGCCGGGATCACAGCCGACGAGATCGATATCGTTAGCACGCACGCGACGGGCACGACCCACGGCGATTCGCAAGAGTGCGATGCGCTGCGGCGCGTGTTCGGCGGCTCGAGCCGCACCCGATTCAACAACACCAAGAGCTTCATCGGCCATGCCATGGGCGCCGCCGGGGCGCTTGAATTAGCTGGCAATTTGCCGGCGTTCGACGATGGTATTTGCCATGCGACGATCAATCTCGACGAGATCGACCCCGAATGCCGCCTTGAAGGACTCGTCGTGCTCGAGCCGCGGGAAATGGGGCGCGTCGATTACATTTTGAATAATTCCTTTGGAATGCTGGGAATCAACTCGGTGGTCATCGTTAAGCGGTTTGGGGCAAACTGACGTTGTCTGATGACCGTTGAGGGGGAGCGGAGTATGAGTCCATCGGAGATTCGAGCGAAGGTCATCGAGATTCTGGCGGACATCCTGCCGGACGACGATCTGAGCCAATTGAAAGACGACGTGCCGCTGCGCGAGCAAGTCGAGCTGGATAGCATGGACTTTCTCGACATCGTGATGGAATTGCGCAAGCGCTATCGAATCCAGATTCCGGAAG
This DNA window, taken from Pirellulales bacterium, encodes the following:
- a CDS encoding PVC-type heme-binding CxxCH protein — encoded protein: MPCKHRNLPSLGAVTPALRLSRGTPLRIAIATTFVLRTLYFVLPACFVVPTVEAANVIPHGQDKAPGAPLSPAEAMKKMTLPEGFSVELVASEPDIVNPVAMTIDERGRFWITESIEYPRRDAGPGRDRIKVLESTKGDGHIDKITVFADGLNIPSGIAVGHGGVWVCNSPDILFMQDTKGTGRADKREVVVTGFGRYDTHELPNSLTWGPDGYLYGLNGVFNEAHIKQNGKEFRFTCAMFRIDPRTHDFEVFCEGTSNPWGIAWDAEGSGFVSACVVDHLWHLTETGYYLRQGGPYPPFTWVLPSIVKHHHQKAAYCGLLYMDTDAFPEPYRGKLIMGNIHG
- a CDS encoding beta-ketoacyl-[acyl-carrier-protein] synthase family protein, which produces MIAGKPDCQRIVITGVGLAAPNGDNLGEFRDSLLAGRSGVRPYDIRYVGSTLAGVCSFNELKYQNRKDLRRGTRAGSMGVYCCQEAIADAGLDWPNIDKSLVGIYVGVTEHGNVETENEVYQLQGYNFDTSFWSHHHNPRTVANNPAGEISLNLGITGPHYTIGAACAAGNAGLIQGAQMLLLDECDLALAGGVSESIHTFGIFASFKSQGALASHADPTKASRPFDVNRNGIVVAEGGGMFVLERMSDAKARRAKIYGELAGYAMNSDASDFVLPNPVRQAECIQFALNRAGITADEIDIVSTHATGTTHGDSQECDALRRVFGGSSRTRFNNTKSFIGHAMGAAGALELAGNLPAFDDGICHATINLDEIDPECRLEGLVVLEPREMGRVDYILNNSFGMLGINSVVIVKRFGAN
- a CDS encoding acyl carrier protein → MSPSEIRAKVIEILADILPDDDLSQLKDDVPLREQVELDSMDFLDIVMELRKRYRIQIPEDDYIHLATLSGTVKYLDPLMKDLTLK